One Phoenix dactylifera cultivar Barhee BC4 chromosome 8, palm_55x_up_171113_PBpolish2nd_filt_p, whole genome shotgun sequence genomic window carries:
- the LOC103712569 gene encoding cation/calcium exchanger 1-like encodes MPCSVSTMIRTLQFLITIRLQPSTPDPSSMANRASSASQAKVFHVFLASSFLLLFFFYLSTQIHPSYPRAIVRGNSIRSPEDFDDGCNGLHRYESSEAKCSYLTSTARCDPQGYINYLHLFYCACGNYPALGCILLLLWLLLLFYLLGNTAARYFCSNLEGLTRLLKLPPTIAGVTLLSLGNGAPDIFSSIVSFKDPDTNVVGLNSILGAALFVSCVVVGTISICVGPREIVVDKLSFIRDLGFLLFVLLVLLMINIIGNINVLCALAFTSLYVVYVLLVSIGHLFWKEDEEEDLIDVCAPLRSGKTFSFQAAEHGDLGAPLLSSIAEMDESILTAEEGRRANEPKAAKICFRINSSTSSWFGRFLYLLELPLYLPRRLTIPDVSHERWSKPYAVASATFAPVLLAVVWDSKREGKAAEERMVIYLFGGLIGMACGIAASLKTKKDGPPTKFLCPWLAGGFLMGVVWIYIIAEELVSLLVSIGTVLEISPSLLGLTVLAWGNSLGDFVANVFVALQAKPGGAQVAISGSYGGPIFNILVGLGLPLIFSSWAAYPSPLVIPKDPTMFQTMGFLIGGLLWALLMLPWRGMKLDRVFGCGLLTIYLCFMSLRIVESLGLLQLQ; translated from the coding sequence ATGCCATGCTCGGTCTCCACAATGATAAGAACTCTTCAATTCCTCATAACGATAAGACTCCAACCTTCCACTCCTGATCCTTCTTCCATGGCAAACAGAGCCTCTTCTGCATCACAAGCTAAGGTATTCCATGTCTTCCTCGCCTCATCGTTTCTGCtgctgtttttcttttatctttcaactcagatccaccCTTCATATCCTCGAGCCATCGTTAGAGGAAACTCGATTCGATCTCCTGAAGATTTCGACGACGGATGCAATGGCCTCCACAGATATGAAAGCTCCGAGGCAAAGTGCAGCTACTTGACATCCACGGCCCGATGCGATCCCCAAGGATACATCAATTACCTCCACTTGTTCTACTGCGCTTGTGGCAACTATCCAGCTCTCGGTTGCATCTTGCTGCTCCTGTGGCTTCTCTTGCTATTCTACCTTCTGGGCAACACAGCAGCCCGTTATTTCTGCTCAAATTTAGAGGGCTTAACAAGGCTGCTGAAGCTACCCCCCACCATTGCTGGAGTTACTCTTCTTTCCTTGGGGAATGGTGCCCCTGACATTTTCTCTAGCATCGTCTCCTTCAAGGATCCTGACACCAATGTTGTTGGCCTGAACAGCATCTTGGGTGCTGCTCTCTTCGTGTCATGCGTGGTTGTAGGAACCATAAGCATCTGCGTCGGCCCTCGCGAGATCGTCGTCGACAAGTTGAGCTTCATTAGAGACCTGGGCTTCCTCCTCTTcgttcttttggttttgctgATGATCAATATTATAGGCAACATCAACGTGCTCTGCGCTTTGGCCTTCACTTCACTCTATGTGGTTTATGTGCTCCTCGTTTCTATTGGACATCTCTTTTGGAaggaggatgaagaggaggaTCTAATTGATGTCTGCGCTCCATTGCGCAGCGGCAAAACCTTTTCATTCCAAGCAGCAGAGCATGGTGACTTGGGGGCTCCTCTGTTAAGTAGCATCGCAGAAATGGATGAATCGATCTTGACAGCGGAAGAAGGCCGACGGGCTAATGAACCAAAGGCTGCCAAGATCTGCTTCAGGATCAACtcatcaacttcttcttggtttGGCAGATTTCTGTACCTTTTAGAGCTGCCTCTTTATCTTCCTAGGAGATTGACAATTCCAGATGTTTCCCATGAAAGATGGTCTAAGCCATATGCAGTTGCTTCAGCAACATTTGCACCAGTTCTTTTGGCAGTCGTCTGGGATTCCAAGAGGGAAGGAAAGGCTGCAGAGGAAAGAATGGTGATCTATCTCTTTGGTGGATTGATAGGGATGGCTTGTGGGATTGCTGCATCTTTGAAAACTAAGAAGGATGGACCTCCAACAAAATTTCTCTGTCCATGGCTTGCAGGTGGCTTCCTTATGGGTGTTGTTTGGATCTATATTATTGCTGAAGAGCTGGTTTCTCTCCTAGTCTCCATTGGGACTGTATTAGAGATAAGCCCTTCACTTCTAGGACTCACTGTCCTAGCCTGGGGTAATTCTTTGGGGGACTTTGTCGCCAACGTGTTTGTGGCACTGCAAGCAAAGCCAGGTGGGGCCCAGGTGGCGATATCTGGATCCTATGGTGGGCCCATCTTCAACATCCTAGTGGGCCTGGGCCTCCCCCTTATCTTCTCCTCATGGGCTGCCTACCCTTCTCCCTTGGTCATCCCAAAGGACCCCACCATGTTTCAGACAATGGGGTTTCTGATTGGTGGCCTGTTGTGGGCCCTGCTGATGTTGCCTTGGAGAGGCATGAAGCTTGACAGGGTCTTTGGCTGTGGGCTCCTAACCATTTATCTTTGTTTTATGTCTCTGAGAATTGTAGAGTCACTTGGGTTGCTTCAGCTTCAATAA
- the LOC103712570 gene encoding LOW QUALITY PROTEIN: pentatricopeptide repeat-containing protein At4g14850-like (The sequence of the model RefSeq protein was modified relative to this genomic sequence to represent the inferred CDS: inserted 2 bases in 1 codon), which produces MLSSPDSQSLAAAVELAVAARSARLGRAAHAQIVKSLSPLIPCFLSSHLVNMYSKLDLPSAAAATLALDPAPSVVTWTALISGATQNGRPLPALLHFTSMLRASVRPNDFTFPSVFKAAAALRHSLAGRQLHSLSLKSGLINDVFVACGALDMYYKTGLAFEARQMFDEMPHKNIVAWNAVMTNAVLDGRPDEAIDAFMKLRLSGECPNTISLCAFLNACAGASYLWLGAQLHAFVIQSGFDSNVSVGNGLIDFYGKCHWVDEARAVLDRMPTKNDVSWCSMLVVYAQNGTEEEAFKVYLDARREGIEPTDFMVSSILTTCAGLAGLDLGRSVHAVAIRSCVDGNIFVGSALVDMYGKCGSISDAEQAFRVMPDRNLVSWNAMIGGYAHYGDAHMALAVFDKMINSGEVAPNYVTLVNVITACSRGGMTREGLELFETMRERFGIERRTEHYACVVDLLGRAGMEERAYEFIKEMPVRPSVSVWGALLGACRVHGKTELGRIAAEKLFEIDPQDSGNHVLLSNMFASAGRWEEATVVRKEMKDVGIKKGPGCSWITWKNVLHVFQAKDSTHERNDEIQAMLAKLQREMQAAGYVPDTQYALYDLEEEERXTEVLQHSEKLALAFGLICIPPGIPIRITKNLRVCGDCHRAIKFISGIVGREIIVRDNNRFHHFKDHQCSCRDYW; this is translated from the exons ATGCTTTCGTCCCCCGACTCCCAGTCTCTCGCTGCCGCCGTCGAGCTCGCAGTCGCCGCCCGCTCCGCCCGCCTTGGCCGCGCCGCCCATGCCCAGATTGTCAAGTCCCTCTCCCCCCTCATCCCCTGCTTCCTCTCCAGCCACCTCGTCAACATGTACTCCAAGCTCGATCTCCCCTCCGCCGCGGCCGCCACCCTCGCCCTCGACCCCGCCCCCTCCGTCGTCACCTGGACCGCTCTCATCTCCGGCGCCACCCAGAACGGCCGCCCCCTCCCCGCCCTCCTCCACTTCACCTCCATGCTCCGCGCCTCCGTCCGCCCCAACGACTTCACCTTCCCCTCCGTCTTCAAGGCCGCCGCCGCTCTCCGCCACTCTCTCGCCGGCCGCCAGCTCCACTCCCTCTCCCTCAAGTCCGGCCTCATCAATGACGTCTTCGTGGCCTGCGGCGCCCTCGATATGTACTACAAAACCGGCCTAGCTTTCGAGGCTCGCCAGATGTTCGATGAAATGCCTCATAAAAACATTGTCGCTTGGAATGCCGTCATGACCAATGCGGTGCTTGACGGCAGGCCTGATGAGGCCATCGATGCCTTTATGAAGCTCCGGTTGTCGGGCGAGTGCCCCAACACGATCTCGCTCTGTGCCTTCTTGAATGCCTGTGCTGGAGCTTCCTACTTGTGGCTTGGGGCACAGCTCCATGCCTTTGTGATACAATCCGGGTTTGATTCGAATGTCTCAGTGGGAAATGGGCTCATTGATTTTTACGGGAAGTGCCATTGGGTGGATGAGGCGAGGGCGGTGTTGGACAGGATGCCAACAAAGAATGATGTCTCGTGGTGCTCGATGCTTGTGGTGTACGCGCAGAATGGAACCGAAGAAGAGGCATTTAAGGTGTATTTGGATGCACGGAGGGAAGGTATCGAGCCAACCGACTTCATGGTCTCCAGTATCCTCACCACTTGTGCTGGCCTCGCAGGACTTGACCTTGGGCGATCTGTCCATGCTGTTGCCATTCGATCCTGCGTTGATGGGAACATCTTTGTTGGTAGTGCGCTTGTGGACATGTATGGGAAGTGTGGGAGCATTAGTGATGCCGAGCAAGCATTTCGGGTGATGCCTGACCGGAACCTTGTCTCATGGAATGCAATGATTGGAGGGTATGCTCATTATGGAGATGCTCATATGGCACTTGCTGTGTTTGATAAGATGATTAATAGTGGTGAGGTTGCACCAAATTACGTGACCTTGGTCAATGTGATCACTGCATGTAGCAGAGGAGGGATGACAAGGGAAGGACTGGAGTTGTTTGAGACAATGAGGGAAAGATTTGGGATTGAGCGTCGTACAGAGCACTATGCATGTGTGGTGGACTTGCTTGGGCGCGCAGGGATGGAAGAGCGTGCATATGAGTTCATAAAGGAGATGCCAGTGAGGCCATCTGTTTCGGTTTGGGGGGCACTTCTTGGGGCTTGTAGAGTGCATGGGAAGACGGAGCTGGGGAGAATTGCAGCAGAGAAGTTGTTTGAGATTGACCCTCAGGACTCGGGCAATCATGTACTGCTCTCCAACATGTTTGCATCAGCCGGCAG GTGGGAAGAAGCCACAGTAGTGAGGAAGGAGATGAAGGATGTGGGGATCAAGAAAGGTCCAGGATGCAGTTGGATCACATGGAAGAATGTGCTCCATGTTTTCCAAGCGAAAGACTCAACCCATGAGAGGAATGATGAGATCCAGGCAATGCTGGCTAAGCTACAAAGAGAGATGCAGGCAGCTGGCTATGTGCCTGACACACAGTATGCTCTCTATGAtctagaagaggaagagag gaccgAGGTGCTTCAACACAGTGAGAAGCTTGCTCTTGCCTTTGGTCTCATTTGCATCCCACCAGGGATTCCTATAAGAATCACCAAGAATCTACGGGTCTGCGGAGACTGTCACCGAGCCATCAAGTTCATCTCAGGCATTGTTGGAAGAGAGATTATCGTGAGGGATAACAATAGGTTCCATCATTTTAAGGATCATCAATGCTCATGTAGAGATTATTGGTGA